The Halomarina ordinaria genome segment ACTGCGCTGCTCGTCGGTCACGGTGGCCGTAAAGTCCAGTGACCCCGCCTCCATGCTGACGTCGGTGAATGTGAACGGTGTATCAGACCGGTTGCCGGCGTTCTGCACGAACTCCTCGGCCATGAGTCGGTTGAACGACTTCTGAAATTCGATTTGGCCAGCAGTTACTGTTGGAACTTCAAGCTCCAAGTCTCCGGACCGGCGTTTCTCGGTTCGAAAGCGAATCTCCTGACTCACCTCCTGGATGTCCAGAACGTGGTCGAGGACCTCTTCGATGAGCTCGAACAGGAGGGTGAAGGTCGCGTTGTTGAGGCGAATGAGCGTGAACTTGCCGTTGGTATCGATGCGGAGGGCGATGTCCTCGTGTTCGTACTGGATTCGGACCGGGACGACGCCGTAGTACTGTCTGAACTCCTTCAGTGTCTGGCGGCCGTCACGGCCCTTGTACTCCATCGTTCGATCGTACTCCGGACGAATCTCGGCATCGGCGAGGTCCGGGATGCGCTTGGACTTGAACTCGGTGATGTCGACCTCCTCGTACTTCGAGAGCACCATCTCGTTCATCTTTTGGAAGTCCCGGGGGACGATGGGCATCTCAGCCAATTCCTTGCTGGCGTTGACGGAGTTCTCGAGGGTCTGATCGATGGCGTCCTCGGTCGCGGAGGTGAAGATAATGAGCAGGTCGTCCTCGTAGTACGCTGCGTAGAAGACGGCACGACCGGCCTCCCCCGAACGCGTGGTGAACTCGCGGGTCAGCTTCGTGATTTCGCCGTAATCCTCCTCCTGATAGCTCTGGCCGAACGACGCTTTCCAGTCGTCGTGCTCGGTGAGATAGAAGTAGGTCTTGATCTGGTGGAGGTGCTGTCCCTCGAAGAGGTGGGACTCATCGATGTCAAGCAGCGCTTGACAGAAGCCCTCTAAATCGTACACCTCTTGAGGGACGTGCATGTGTGTTCAGTTGACAACGTGTCTCTGGAGCATCAGTCCTGTTATAACTATCGATGAATGTTACTGGGCCGTCTCACTCTCTAAGTCCTCTTGATTCTCAGTGACGCACGAGATTGGAGCCCAAGAGCGGAGTCTGTGCTAGTTCTCTGTAAATCGGCTGCGAGCAGGTAAGACCGGCGAGAACTTCTTCATTCCACAATTGTTATTTCTCTAATGCACTTTGGCATACACTGTGCCTTCACTTGAAGGAATAGAGCTGATTGGTGGTGGTGAGCAGACGACTGTGGAGACACGTGCTGTTAGGTGTCCGGACTGTGGTGAGCCGACGTTCACCGCGATGGCAGGTCAAGTGACGTGTGATTCATGTGAGACTACATTCTCGGGTGACTCCCACATAGAAGCGCCGTGTCGGGCAATCATCTGTGATTCCTGTGATGACCCGCTCCCACTCGGACAGGACTATCGATTTGAGATAGCCCAGTGGGATGCTTATCTCTGCGACGATTGCATGAAGCTTGTCGCAGTCGATACTGACAGCGGGATTCAACAGCCCGCTATCTTGCTTGAAACTGAATGGGTACTAAACGGTGAATCGCCGGAGGTAGCTGGTAATCGAGTCAGCGACACGGTCTGGGCGAAACGAGTTGAGACGAGGAGAGAGCAAGCAGCCGTTGACCTGCTCAATCACGAGATACGACGCGACGAGTCGGGCTGGCGCGCATACAACGCGGATACGATGTCGGCTCATCTCTGCTTTGATGCTGATCTCTGTCTCGGGTACATCATGTGGCATTGGGAGGGCGATACCCCCGAACTCGGCCAACTGTTCATTCTACCAACGGCACAGAGGCAAGGAATCGGATCGGGATTCGTAGAAGCGTGGCGTGAGGACGTAGTACCAGCGGACCAGCTGTACACGGTTAACAACCCGAACGAGAACATGCTTCGGCTGCTCCGTGGAATTGGAACACTTGAGCTCCGTGCTGATCAGATAGAGTTCACTGAGTGTCGTATTACGGGCCAAAAGCGCGATATCCCTGAAGAATGGCAGAATCGCGGGCCGTAACTGAGTCGACCATTCTACATTTCACCCCCATGCCTCTGTGCAGCTGGCTCCGGACGACCACTCACCCCCTCCAGCATCGAGCTTTCCAATAGACTCACGCTCTCTGTCTAACAACACCGGCAATCGACGCGATGGTTTGTTTCCCGTCGGTCCGCAGTGAAACGGCTGATAGACGCGTGCCGCGAGTCTAACACAGTCCGCAGAAGATATTCGCCGCGAGTTAAACGAAGTGAATTATAAACCGCCGCGCTCTCGACTCCTCGCTCGGTACTCTCGCAGCCTCACTGCTGGTCGACTGTCTCGGGAGCACTGATTCGACCGGTAGTAGATGGTATATTGGCGAGTAATTAATACAGCCCATCAAGAATAATGGTACATGGAAGACCATCGGAGAGGCGGGCTGGTGTTCATTGGGATAGGTACGCTTGCTCTCGGCATTACCGTCGTCTGGCCACTCCTGACGACGGGTACCGTCCCAGTATCCGAGACTACACAAACACGGTATGGAGATACTCCAATACTGTTCTCTATTCTGTTTGGGATTGGTGCAATCATACTGGGCGCGCTATTCTGGAACGATATTCTCTATTCGAAAGTGAGCGACAATTGAACAGTGGCAGTCTTCACTCTCAAACGATAGACCCACGCTCTGTGTCTACCAATACCGGCAATCGACGAGGGATGGGTGACTGCCATCCCAAGGCGCGTTGCTGAGAGCCGACTCTTTCTGTCAGAGCGGTGCCGGTCGGCCATCGACCGCTGACTAGTTGTCGAGTAGCACAGTCCGCCGAGCGTGTGATTTATAGAACTCCAAACGCCGAACTTCTGGCTTCCACAGAGGTTGAGCGTTTGGCGATTTCTACAAACGAACCCGTGGCTCAACTGCTGCTGGATGATGATTATTAGTCGGTGCTCTTACCAATCCAGTCCGTCAACGCTAGATACCCGCTCAGTGCAGCCGCCACTCGGTAAAATTGCTGGATACTGGCGTTAACCGACGTTACGCGCGGCTCTTCAGGAATGCTACGGGTTGAGGTTAGACCATGACCGAGTCCCCCGGATCGAACAGGAACTTCGCGATGAGTTGGACGACCTCCTTCGCTGGCATCGGCGGCGACTCACCGAGATTAACCGATACTACGTCCCGCAACACGAAGTTCGCTAACCGCCAGACGTTGTGGAGAATCACTCCAATCACGAAGTACAGGAAGCGAATACGGTAGTCCGTACTCGCCGTCTGCGGGAGAAAGTGTGCTTTGATGCTCTTGTACTGGTTCTCTATCGTCCACCGTTGGCGGTACTGTCCGACGAGCGCTTGCGCTCTGTCTTCATCCACCCATCCATTCACGGTGAACATGGAGTACCCATCGTTGTCGTCATCGTCATGTCCCGGCACGTAGATAATGCTGAGCTTGTGCATCCGTCCCCCGTACCACCCCTCAACGTGCTCGATGCGGGAGTTGTAGACCGTGTTCTCGATGACGTCGACGATGTTCATCGTGTCTTCGTTCGAGTTCTCCGATTTCCCGATCACGTACTGAATCGGCGCCTCCCCACCGATATCTGGCTTGTCCTCGTGTCGATGGGCAACGATATCTCTGATGACGTGAACATCGAACTCACGGTCACAGAACAGTTTGTTAATCTCGACGTGTTGTTCCGCTTGGTCCAGCAACCGCTCTACAACCTCGACACGAGACGTTCGTTCCACGTCAACATCGTCGTCGGCTTTCTCCCACCAGCGTTCGTCTCGCACTGGTTCAATGCCGATGACGATTGGTGTATCCGGTCCAACGATGGTGAGTGTCGCGAACTTGTACCCTCGCTCCGTCTTTTTCTTGTTTGAGTCCTTGACCCCGGAAACCATCTCGGGGTAGTCCGCCTTCGGGTAGACCTCACGGCCGCTCTTGCTGATGACTGGTTCTTCATTCCACTCTATTTCGGCCTCATCACGGAACGGTGAAACGTAGAACGGGAACACTGTGATGTCGAGTGCGGCGTGAACTGGTTGTCGAATCCCCTGCCGGTCACGTCCCGCTATTCCGTCTAGTTGATTTTCGACTCCCCGGTGGAACGCTGGGAGAATCGTATCGCGAATCCGCTTCCACTCTGGGGTTCGCC includes the following:
- a CDS encoding GNAT family N-acetyltransferase; protein product: MPSLEGIELIGGGEQTTVETRAVRCPDCGEPTFTAMAGQVTCDSCETTFSGDSHIEAPCRAIICDSCDDPLPLGQDYRFEIAQWDAYLCDDCMKLVAVDTDSGIQQPAILLETEWVLNGESPEVAGNRVSDTVWAKRVETRREQAAVDLLNHEIRRDESGWRAYNADTMSAHLCFDADLCLGYIMWHWEGDTPELGQLFILPTAQRQGIGSGFVEAWREDVVPADQLYTVNNPNENMLRLLRGIGTLELRADQIEFTECRITGQKRDIPEEWQNRGP
- a CDS encoding transposase, encoding MPSEGDGDNVAEPTALTDSDIDSIVENLAKQTEELCLIHDHITRVIAALDISGDVFSNYDNPNDATFSLEGIVKLFLYKEALEITQQETADRLRGSAFVYIRFDLCRAPSQGGISHFWRNRFTQRERTVIERSAHRIRECCTEHGFIDTTIPALDPEDVVPEEGIGEDQICEAVKLATELGFDEFSAGRASNFKYPLEAFFERQGFMNFSNLYTTSPQRMFDRESYRTDTPHGSTHHRTMKKVATPNPETTLDEYEGGRRTPEWKRIRDTILPAFHRGVENQLDGIAGRDRQGIRQPVHAALDITVFPFYVSPFRDEAEIEWNEEPVISKSGREVYPKADYPEMVSGVKDSNKKKTERGYKFATLTIVGPDTPIVIGIEPVRDERWWEKADDDVDVERTSRVEVVERLLDQAEQHVEINKLFCDREFDVHVIRDIVAHRHEDKPDIGGEAPIQYVIGKSENSNEDTMNIVDVIENTVYNSRIEHVEGWYGGRMHKLSIIYVPGHDDDDNDGYSMFTVNGWVDEDRAQALVGQYRQRWTIENQYKSIKAHFLPQTASTDYRIRFLYFVIGVILHNVWRLANFVLRDVVSVNLGESPPMPAKEVVQLIAKFLFDPGDSVMV